In Firmicutes bacterium ASF500, a single genomic region encodes these proteins:
- the mmgB_2 gene encoding putative 3-hydroxybutyryl-CoA dehydrogenase, translated as MKEIDNIKNVTIVGIGTQGSMIAFRNALHGKNVVGYSRTQPSIDTCKAKIDKWLAYFVSEGRLTQDEADALRDRISYARTLEEACQNADLVVENVPEKIEVKQAVFEQLDQVCPPHCLLNSNTSSLLMSDIYARVSDRRKAMTFSVDHDDPIRNNYLEMMWNPSTSEETKQAALAHYHTLGFEPVVTEREIKGYSINRVWRAVKRECLYLWANGFVEPAEFDRGWMIEWNTNIGPFKLMDLIGLETIYNIENSYYAASGDERDKPPAKLKELIDAGCLGMKSGSGFYTGYDPEAGNLSVDHQ; from the coding sequence ATGAAAGAGATTGACAACATCAAAAATGTGACCATTGTGGGTATCGGAACTCAGGGCTCCATGATTGCCTTCCGCAACGCCCTGCACGGAAAAAATGTAGTGGGGTACAGCCGGACCCAGCCGTCCATCGACACCTGCAAGGCAAAAATTGACAAGTGGCTGGCTTACTTTGTCTCGGAGGGCCGCCTGACCCAGGACGAGGCAGACGCCCTTCGGGACCGCATTTCCTACGCCCGGACACTGGAGGAGGCCTGTCAAAACGCCGACTTGGTGGTGGAAAATGTACCGGAAAAAATTGAAGTCAAGCAGGCTGTTTTCGAGCAGCTGGATCAGGTCTGCCCGCCCCACTGCCTGCTGAACTCCAACACCTCCTCCCTGCTGATGAGCGATATCTACGCCCGCGTTTCTGACCGGCGCAAAGCGATGACCTTCTCAGTGGACCATGACGACCCCATCCGCAACAACTATCTGGAAATGATGTGGAATCCCAGCACCTCCGAGGAGACCAAGCAGGCTGCGCTGGCCCACTACCATACCTTGGGCTTTGAGCCGGTGGTGACTGAGCGGGAGATCAAGGGCTATTCCATCAATCGGGTTTGGCGGGCGGTCAAGAGGGAGTGCCTGTATCTGTGGGCCAACGGTTTTGTGGAGCCGGCAGAATTTGACCGGGGCTGGATGATCGAGTGGAACACCAACATCGGCCCCTTTAAGCTGATGGACCTGATCGGTCTGGAGACGATATACAACATCGAAAATTCTTACTACGCCGCCAGCGGGGACGAGCGGGACAAGCCCCCCGCCAAGCTGAAGGAGCTGATCGACGCGGGCTGTCTGGGAATGAAGTCGGGCAGCGGTTTTTACACCGGTTATGATCCGGAGGCGGGTAACCTCTCCGTGGATCATCAATAA